One stretch of Arachis duranensis cultivar V14167 chromosome 1, aradu.V14167.gnm2.J7QH, whole genome shotgun sequence DNA includes these proteins:
- the LOC107465574 gene encoding protein NRT1/ PTR FAMILY 4.3, producing the protein MEQRSKNSRLEEEGQHTTTSLDWRGRPSNPSKHGGFRPAAFVLGMQAFEIMAIAAVGNNLITYVMNEMHFSLSKSANVVTNFVGTIFILALFGGYLSDSYLGCFWTILIFAFVELSGFILLSVQAHVPQLKPPACNIMSGEECVEAKGFQAMIFFVAIYLVALGSGCVKPNMIAHGADQFDQDNPKQLKKLSSYFNAAYFAFSVGQLVALTLLVWLQTHSGMDVGFGVSAAVMAMALISFLSGTLYYRNKPPQGSILTPIAQVFVAAFFKRKQLSPSNPQMVDGSRNESLHLTHKFRFLDKACIRVESWEEESAWRLCSVEQVAQVKTLLSVIPIFACTIVFNTILAQLQTFSVQQGSAMDTHLTRNFRIPPASLQSIPYIILILAVPLYDTFFVPFARRITGHESGISPLRRIGLGLFLATFSMVSAALMEKKRRDAAVIHSKTLSIFWITPQFLIFGLSEMFTAVGLIEFFYKQPLKGMQAFLTAITYCSYSFGFYLSSVLVSLINKITTGSSGGGWLHHNNLNQDRLDLFYWLLASLSLLNFLNYLFWSRWYSSPSPSSSSHHDAKDNTSSNKYSANHNNIP; encoded by the exons ATGGAGCAGCGAAGCAAAAACAGCCGCCTAGAAGAAGAAGGACAACACACCACCACGTCCCTTGACTGGAGAGGAAGGCCCTCCAATCCTTCTAAGCATGGCGGATTCAGACCTGCTGCTTTCGTTCTTG gGATGCAAGCATTTGAAATCATGGCAATAGCAGCAGTGGGAAACAACCTGATAACATATGTAATGAATGAGATGCACTTCTCACTGTCCAAGTCTGCCAACGTGGTAACAAACTTCGTTGGGACTATCTTTATCCTCGCCCTCTTCGGTGGCTACCTTTCAGACTCTTATCTCGGCTGCTTCTGGACCATCCTCATCTTTGCCTTTGTCGAACTTTCT GGTTTCATATTACTGTCAGTGCAAGCTCATGTTCCACAGTTGAAGCCACCGGCATGCAATATAATGAGCGGGGAAGAGTGCGTAGAAGCAAAGGGGTTTCAGGCGATGATATTCTTTGTGGCAATATACCTTGTGGCGTTAGGGAGCGGGTGTGTGAAGCCAAACATGATTGCTCATGGAGCAGACCAATTCGATCAGGACAACCCAAAGCAGTTGAAGAAGCTCTCTTCCTATTTCAACGCTGCTTATTTTGCCTTCTCCGTCGGACAACTTGTTGCCTTGACCCTTCTTGTTTGGCTCCAAACTCACTCCGGAATGGACGTCGGCTTCGGCGTCTCCGCTGCTGTCATGGCTATGGCTTTGATAAGCTTCCTTTCTGGCACTCTCTATTACAGGAACAAACCCCCTCAAGGCAGCATCCTCACTCCTATCGCTCAA GTTTTTGTAGCagcattttttaaaagaaagcaGTTATCTCCATCTAATCCACAAATGGTTGATGGAAGCCGAAATGAGAGTCTTCACCTTACCCATAAGTTCAGGTTCTTGGACAAGGCATGCATTAGAGTGGAATCGTGGGAGGAGGAAAGCGCATGGAGATTGTGCAGTGTTGAGCAAGTAGCGCAAGTGAAGACGCTGCTATCAGTTATTCCCATATTTGCATGCACCATTGTTTTCAACACAATCTTAGCACAGCTTCAGACATTCTCAGTCCAGCAAGGAAGCGCCATGGACACTCATCTCACCAGAAACTTCCGCATCCCACCCGCCTCGCTTCAGTCCATCCCTTACATCATCCTCATCCTCGCCGTCCCTCTCTACGACACCTTTTTCGTCCCCTTCGCCCGACGAATCACCGGCCACGAGTCCGGAATCTCCCCTCTCCGCCGGATAGGCCTCGGTCTCTTCCTCGCTACCTTCTCCATGGTTTCTGCTGCTCTCAtggagaaaaagagaagagacgCTGCCGTCATCCACAGCAAAACCCTGTCCATCTTCTGGATCACTCCCCAGTTCTTGATCTTCGGCCTCTCGGAGATGTTCACCGCCGTTGGCCTCATTGAGTTCTTCTACAAGCAGCCACTGAAGGGGATGCAAGCATTCTTGACCGCCATAACGTATTGCTCCTACTCCTTCGGCTTCTACTTGAGCTCTGTCTTGGTCTCTTTGATCAACAAGATCACTACAGGGTCCTCCGGCGGCGGGTGGTTACACCATAACAACCTCAACCAAGACAGGCTGGACCTCTTCTACTGGTTGCTGGCTTCACTCAGTTTGCTCAACTTCCTCAACTATCTGTTTTGGTCAAGATGGTACTCTTCTCCATCCCCTTCATCCTCATCTCATCATGATGCCAAGGACAACACCTCCTCTAATAAGTATTCTGCAAATCACAATAATATTCCTTAG